The uncultured Celeribacter sp. genome includes the window TCCACACGTTTGTAGGGCACCAGCCGGGACGCCGTCAGATAGAACTCGTCGCGATATTCCGTGCCCATCGCAAACCCATCCGTGTTCACTGGCGGGTAGATGACCTGCGCATCGCGGCCATAGACCTTGCGAATACGCTGACGAATGAAATTGGAGTTGGCGACCATCACGTCGATCGAGGGCGGCGTGCGCAGATCCCAGATCCGGAACCGATGCATCATCTCGCGTGCCAGATGCCGCTTCACCGCGCCCAAAGGGCCGCCGAGGCTGTTGATATAGGCGTGTGTCTGATCCCAGGCATAGCGCGCCGGGCTGTGGATATAGGCGATATGCGGCTGTCCCGGACGGGTGATCACGCCTTTGGCCAGCGCAACAGAAGACGACAGCACCAGATCATGTTCCGTCACATCAAAGGCCTCGATCGCACGGGTGCCTGCCATCAGAAGGTAGCGATAATAGCGCTCGACAAAAGGCAAATCATTGAGCGCGCTGACATGGATCGGGCGGTCTCCCACCAGTTCGCGGCGCGCCTCATCGCTGAGGAAATCGAAGACGCCATAGACCGAACTGTTGGGAAAAGCAGCCACGCATTCCTGCACCACCCGTTCACCGCCGGCAATGACCGGAAACCAGTCATGGACGATGCCAACGTCACAGGCGAGGCCAAGTTCCGTGGTCAGGGCACGACCTGAAACACGGTTCTGCCGCACCGCGCCACCTGTCGCATCACGCCCTGTGGCAAACTGACCTTCGTGTTTCACGTCCCCTGTCCCGCAAGCTGAATTCCCCTGCGGAACAGGGATAGGGTGATTTCGTTGCGAAAAACTTAACGCGCCAAGTCCGACCGGATCTGATCCGACAGCTGCCCCATGGCCTGGCTGGTCGCCGTGGCGATGGCACCGGGGCTGGTCCCGCTCAGCGGCACCGAAATGTCGAACCGGCGGATGCGTTCGCGCACGATGCGATCATAAGAGGAAATGGCAAACTGACCTTTCAGATCCAGCCGCCCGCTGTCGCGTGCCACAAGCTGCGCCACGGTCACCTGCACCGCCGCTTGCGCCGGGGTTTCCAGCGGCCAAGGCTCAGCCGCCACCGTTGCTGTGGTGGTCCGGGACAGATTGTCGGCCAAAAGCAAGCTGACGGCGCGCACGGGGTCATCGGCCCAAACCGCGCCGTCGACCGGGGTCAATGCGCCATCGCCGCCTTCCATCAGGATCTGCGACTCTTCGGCGTAGGCTGGCAGAGAAACCTCGCGCACCTCCAGCGTCGCCACCGCCAGCCGGGTCTGCTGTGCGACCGTCCCTGCTGGGCTGTCGATCAGATAACGCGGGTCTGTGCCGCCACAGGCGGTCAGGGCTGCGCTCGCAGTCAGGAGCATCGGCAAAAGAAATCGGGCCATGGGATCACCGTCCAAACAAAAGTGAATTGGGATTGCGCTCAATCGCGCGGGCAAGTTTGCTCAGCGCCTCTGCCGCCGCACGCACTTCGCGCAGAGAAGACAGCGTTTCGCGACCGAAACTGGACTGGCTGCCGTAACCAGCAATCAGGCTTTCGGCCTCCGCCACCAGACCTTCGATGCGATCCGACAGCTCCGGCAGGCTTTCCGCCGCCTGTTCCACCGCACTTGCGGCGTCGCGGGCCGAGGCCAGCGTGGCATTGGCATTTTCCACCACACCGCCGGCGCGCAATTCGGCGAGCGCCTGACGCGCCTCTTCCAAGGCGCCCGTCAGGCTGGCTGGCAGGGCGCGAGCGTCAGGCGTATCGATCAGCCGATCGGCCCCTTCGAGAAAGGCGCTTGCCGCTGCAAGGAAGTCTTCGACCTCCAGCGAGTTTGCCTTGGCCGTCAGGCGGCGCAGATCTTCCACCAGCGCAGGCAGTTCCGCCGTCGCGGTGTCGATCTCTTCGGCCACATCCGTCACTGACGTAGCCGCCTCTTCGGCAGCGTCCAGCGCGGCGACAAGTTTGCCCACGGCATCCGCCGCGCGCAGGTCTTCGGCGACGGCGCGCAGCTCCGTCACCGCGGCGTTCAACTCACCCGGCAAAGCCTGCGCTTCGTCACTTCCGATCAGCCCGCGCGCATCATCCATCAGCGAGACAAATGCATCCGGGGCCGCCCGCAGGTTTTCATCACCTGCCAGGCTTTCAATGGCCGCCATCGTCGCGATGGCCTGATCCATAAGCTCTTCCACCGGTAGATTGTTCACCCGTTTCAGCATGCCCTCGGCGGTGTCGCCGACATCCGGCAGATCTGAGGGCACCGAGGGCAGAAGCGGTGCGGTCTGGGCAAAAACCCCCAGCGTGGCCGGTTCGGTGTCTTCGAGTTCGACCAGTTCCACGACCAGCGACCGGTTAAAAATGCTTTGCGAGGCCAAACGCGCCCGTAGCCCGTTCTGAACCGCATTGGCGAAAAAGGCGATGGTGTCTGCCGTCGGCGCCTCTGCGGGCAGGCCCAGACGACTGGGATCGATGGAAATCGTGGCACGTACTCGCACCTCCTGACCCTCGTCCGTGTCTTCCAGAAAGGCGCCCAATGTGCTGACCGTGCCAACGCGCAGCCCATGGTAAATCACCGGCGATCCTGCCGACAGCCCACCCACGGAGTCCTCGAATTCCACCGTCAGGTCCACGGCATTCTCGATCACTTCACTAAAGGCGCTGTCCCGCGCGGCCTCTTCGTTTTCATACAGATCAAAGATGGTGCCATCTTCCACCGGCGTGCCGCCAGAGAACACTGTATCAAAGGAAAGCCCGCCCCGAAGCAGCCCGGCGATGGAGCCGACAGACAGGTTCAGCCCGCCCGGCCCGAAATTCACCGAAAAGCCCGAGGTTTCCCAAAAACGCGTTGCCGTATTGATGCGCCTGTCATGGGGAGCTTCGATAAAGGCGTCAACCACGACGCCCTGCCCATTGGGCATCAGACGCGGGGTTTCGATCTTGCCCACCTCAATCCCCTGATAAGAGATCGGCGCTCCCGCCGTCAGCTTGGACCCATCCGAGGAGCGAATGGTGATCTTGGTGCCCTCCGTGCCCGGCAAAACCAGAGGCGCGGTTTCCAGCCCGGTGAACCGCGAGACGCGCTGGCCCGCTTCGGGCACGAAGGCCGCCTGAATATAAACACCCGACAAAACCGTCGACAGGCCGGTTATGCCGCTGGTAGACACTTCCGGGCGCACCACCCAGAACTGTGCATCCGCGGGCAACATATCCGCCACGGCCCGATCCACCCGCACGCCAACCACGACCGAGGTCAGATCCGCGGCAAAAGCCACGTCTTCGACCGTACCCACGATCACATCGCGAAACCGCAGGGTGGTTTCATCCGGCGTGATCCCCGCCGCATTTTCAAACAGGATATCAATCCGGGTGCCCCGTTCCGCCCAGCTCTGCCAGGCCACGAACAGGGTGACCACGAGCGCCAGAAGCGGCACCACCCAGACAACGGACAGATTGCGCCAGAACGAACGCTTTGGTCCTTCGTCGATCATCTCGGCCGCGTGCGGATCAGTCATCTTGCTTCCTCATTTGGCATCAGGCCTCATCGCCCTCTTGCGCATCCCATATCAGACGCGGGTCAAAACTCAGTGCGGAAATCATCGTGAAGGCCACCGAAAGCGCAAAGCTGACCGCCGCGATTCCGGGATGGATGGTGGCCGCGAAATCAAGCCGCACAAGCGACGACAGGATCGCCACCACGAACACATCGATCATCGACCAGCGCCCGATGAATTCCACCACTTCGAACAGGGTATGACGCCGGTGCGCGGACAGCCGCACCCTGTGTGTCACGCTCAGCGCGAGAAAGGCGATGGCGACGAATTTGGCGACCGGAATCACCAGCGACGCCACGAAAACGATCAGCGCGACCCCGATGGAGCCGTGATGTATCAGCTCGACCACGCCGCCAAGAATGGTGTTTTCCGTGGTGGTGCCGAGACTGGAGGTCTTCAGCATCGGATAAATATTGGCAGGCAGGTAGACCACCAGCCCCGCCGCCCACCAAGCCCAGACCTTTTGCAGGTCGGTGCGCCGGCGGGCACGCAGGGGCGACCCGCAACGCGAACACTGCGCCACGCCGGGCGCATAGACCTTGCCGCATTGCGTGCAGCCGATCAGCCCCGCCGTCCGGGCGGTCAGGAGTTGCGGCGTGTTTCCAGCGTTTTCCAAACCGTTACCCTGCTCATGAAATTGTCCTTCATCACCGTCACGATCACCAGTGCCACAAAGGCCCAGAACGCAGGCCCCAAAGACACATGCGCCAGACCCGCCACTTTCACCAAAGCCACGGCCACCCCGACGATAAAGACCTCCGCCATGGCCCAGGGCCGCAACAGCTGCGCCAGCCGAAAGGCCGTTTCGGCGTGCCGCGCCGGGCGCCAGCCAAAGGCCATCGGCCCCAGCACATAAATCAGCGCCAGAAAGCGCGTCACCGGCAACACTACGATCAATGCCGCCATGGCAAGTGTCAGGGGCGCGGTCATGCCGCTGGAAAAGGCCATCACCGTGTCCAGCAACGAGCTTCGCCGGATCATGCCCGCCGCGCCGAGTTCCAGAAAGGGGAAAAACACCGCAGCAATCATCAAAATAAGTGCGGCCAGCGCCAACATGATGATCCGGGTCATCGCCATGGGTCGGGGGGATTCGATGACGGTATGGCAGCGCGGGCAAGAGACGCGATGGCCGACCGGCACCGCATGATCCCGCAACAGCGCATCGCAGGACGGGCAGGCCAGCAGCCCGTCCGTCTCAACACCCGTCACAGACCGGGACACAGGAGAAACGCGTTCACACATCTGCCCAATCTAGAGCGGGTCCTGTCAGAAGAAAATGCCTAAGCCTCAGTTTCCGTGAAGACAGCTTCTGACCCAGGCGACGACACACGCGATCCTTCAGCCCAGCTGCTTGTCGCTGCCATCGGCGACGCCCGCCGTCCAATAGCCTGAGGCCTTCATCCAAGGCAAAGGATGGCCGAGGTCATCGATCACCACTCCACGCAGGGCACGGGCCACCTGCGCCTCGGCCGCGATCCAGACAAAACCTTTGCCCTCGGGCAATGTCAGGCCACGCAACGCTGCGACCATATTGGCGGGGTCCGCCGCCTCGGCGACCGGGCGATGCACCCAATGGGCCACATGGGACGCTGCGGTTTCAAAACGCTGCTCATCTGCCGCCTCTGGCACCGCCACCAATGTCATCACCTGCACACCGGCGGGCAGCTCTTCGACCCTGCGACCGATCGCGGGCAGCGCGGTTTCATCGCCGATCAGCAGATACCAGTCGAACACGGGGTTCACGACGGCGGAACCACGCGGCCCGCCGATGTTCAGCAGATCGCCCTCCCGCGCCTGCATCGCCCATGCCGTGGCAGGTCCCGCCTCATGCACCGCAAAATCAATCACCAGACGCCGCGCTTCCGGGTCAAAAGACCGGGGGGTGTAATCCCGCATTTCGGGCTTCTCCCCACCGGTTTCAAAAAACAGTTTGATATGGTCATCCGGCGACAGGCTGTTGAAATCCGCAAGGTCTTCGCTTTCGAAGACGATCCGGATCATATGCGGGGTCAACTGCACGATCTCCGCCACACGCAGCGTCCGGCGACGGATTTCGTGCCGATGCCGAGTGATGACCGGCTCTTGTGCAGGATCGGTTTCGAGGGTTCCTTGTGGAGCTTGGTTCATTTCGTATCCCTATTCACTCTCTGTGCGGCAGCGTCAATCGCGGCCACGATCTCTGCCAATGTTGCCGGATCAGTGTCAGCGCCGTGCAATTGGTTACGCAGCGCGGTTTTCAGGCGGTCCATCGCCTCGATCACGGGTTGCGGGGTGTCGCCATAGGGCGGCCTGCGCGACAGAAGGTCCTCCACCAGCTGCATATTGGCCGCCAGGAACGTCTGCCCGTCGGCGGTGATTGCCGATTGTTTGCGCCCGCCTGCGATCGCGGAAATACGAATATATCCCATGTCTTCAAGCCATGAGAGCGTCGGATAGATGACGCCCGGGCTGGGTGTGTACTGGCCATTGAAACGATCCGAGATCCCTTTGATGATCTCATAGCCATGGCTTGGCTTCTTCTGAATCATCGACAGGATCAAAAGCCGCAACTCGCCATAGTCGAAAAGGCGCTTGCGCCCGCCCCGCCCGCATTCGTGACCGTGACGACGTCCCTTGCCGCAGCCGCTGTCTGCGTCCTCACCCCCAGACCCCATCTGGCCCTTGCGATGCCGCCGGGCCCGCCCGCGCCAGATTTCATTGGGATCATGTGACAGGCTGCGGCATGGCGCGTTTTCTCTGGTCATCTGTCTTCTCGCTTCTGTTGCGCAACCGCCGGTCGCAGGAACCGGTGTACGGCGCATGGCCGCGCGCATTGTCAATTTATAGCCTTCATATATTCCCGATATATCGAAAATCAAGATATATCGGGAATTTGAAGCCAAAGACATGGCTCCCCGCAGTCGTCAAACCACACGCATGATCATGCGCGCCCAAACGAACGCGCGCCTCGGCCAGAAGACTCCCGGTCGTTTTTCAGTTTTCAGTGGGTGGTCGGCACCCGTCTGGGGCGTCCAGTGCTTTACAGCATCGGCATACCCTTGACCCGGCCAAGCCGTTTCTGTGCGGCGATCCGGAACGGCGCATTCGCGGCACCGTAACCTTTATAGCCCGGATCGCGCTGTACAATCTCGAAGAACATGCCGCCCGCGAAACTGCGCGAATAGAGCTGAAAAAATGCCATGCCATTGTGTTCGTCATAAAACACATTCGAGGCCTTCAACCGGTCCAGCAGGCCCGGCGCAAGATCGAAACGCGCCGCCAGATCGGCATAGTAGTTGTCCGGCAAGGGCAGTGGATCGAAGCCACATTGCGCCAGCGATTCGGCTGTTGCGAAGATGTCGTCCGTGGCCAGCGCGATATGCTGCACCGAGGCCCCGAAGTTCTGCGCAAGGAAATCCCCGGCGAGGGTGCGGTGCGTTTCCGCGCCATTGAGCGTCACGCAAAGCGCGCGATCATCGCTTTCCACCACCTGCGAACGCACCAGCCCGTCGGGGTCGATCACATCAACCATCGGAGATTTATCCATGTCGAACAGGGTGGTGTAGAACAGGGTCCAGCTGAGCATGTTGTCATAGCTCATGGTCTGGGCCAGATGGTCGATGCGTTTGAGGCCCACGTCTGCGGTGGCCTTTTCGCCGGTAGCGCTGAACTCCACATCCCAAACCTGCGACAGGCCGCTTTCTTCGTCGATGAAATGTATCACAGAGCCTTCGAGGCCGCGAATGGCCGGGATCGACAGCTCGCCGGGGCCGATCCGCTGCTCGAACGGGCTGATGCCCAGCGCCGTGGCGCGCGCCACCGTGTCCTTGGCGGAACCGACCTTGAGGCCGATGTCACAAACGCTGAGCCCGTTTGCATTCCAGACATGCGCAGCATGCCCGGTGCTCTCCGAATTGAAGATGATGCGAATGTCACCCTGCTGCCAGAGACCTATGTCTTTGTTGCGGTGCTGCCCGGTCCGCGCGAACCCCAGAGAGGTCAGAAGATTTGCGAGTTTGGCCGCATCCTCTCCACGGGCAGCGAATTCAATGAATTCGACCCCGGCCACATCCACGCGCGGCGGGATCGGGGCCAGATCCAACTGGATCGAGGGCTCCGCCGTACGCACGTCGTCCATCAGTGAAATCAGCGACCGATACCCGTCCTGGGCGATGGTCAGCGGATTTCCGCCCCGGAACTGATCGTTGAAAATTTCCAGACTGACCGGGCCAGCGTACCCCGTGGCCATCACCGCGCGCATGAAGCTGCTGACATCAAGATCGCCCTCGCCCGGCATATTGCGAAAGTGCCGCGACCAGTAGAGCAGATCCATCTCGATCAGCGGTGCATCGGCGAGCTGCACAAAGAATATCTTGTCACCCGGGATTGAGCGGATTGAGTTCGGGTCGAGCTTGCGCCCCAGAGAATGGAAGCTGTCGACAATCAGACCGATGTTGTCGTGATTGGCGCGACGGACGATTTCCCAGGCATCCCGGTGATCGTCAATGTGTCGCCCCCAAGCCAAAGCTTCATAGCCGACGCGCACGCCATGGGCCTTGGCCAGCTCCCCCAGTTCGGCGAAATCATCTGCGGCACGGTCGATGCCGCCAAGGCTGGCGGGATGGCAGGAAGAACAAACGAGAATCAGATCGGTACCCAGTTCGTTCATCACTTCGAATTTGCGCTTGGCACGATCGAAGGCCTTGGAGCGCAGTGGCTCCGGGAGGCATTCGAAATCGCGGAACGGCTGAAACAGGGTGATGTC containing:
- a CDS encoding glycosyltransferase is translated as MKHEGQFATGRDATGGAVRQNRVSGRALTTELGLACDVGIVHDWFPVIAGGERVVQECVAAFPNSSVYGVFDFLSDEARRELVGDRPIHVSALNDLPFVERYYRYLLMAGTRAIEAFDVTEHDLVLSSSVALAKGVITRPGQPHIAYIHSPARYAWDQTHAYINSLGGPLGAVKRHLAREMMHRFRIWDLRTPPSIDVMVANSNFIRQRIRKVYGRDAQVIYPPVNTDGFAMGTEYRDEFYLTASRLVPYKRVDLIVRAFSHMPEKRLVVIGDGPEMKRIKALATPNVEILGYQPFEVLRDHMQRARAFVFAAQEDFGIVPLEAQACGTPVIALNHGGTAETLRGLGRNRPTGVHFDTQNEASLCKGVAQFEAYRDLIDPEDCRRNALSFSAAVFRERMQTLVADQFS
- a CDS encoding PqiC family protein; its protein translation is MARFLLPMLLTASAALTACGGTDPRYLIDSPAGTVAQQTRLAVATLEVREVSLPAYAEESQILMEGGDGALTPVDGAVWADDPVRAVSLLLADNLSRTTTATVAAEPWPLETPAQAAVQVTVAQLVARDSGRLDLKGQFAISSYDRIVRERIRRFDISVPLSGTSPGAIATATSQAMGQLSDQIRSDLAR
- a CDS encoding MlaD family protein, whose translation is MTDPHAAEMIDEGPKRSFWRNLSVVWVVPLLALVVTLFVAWQSWAERGTRIDILFENAAGITPDETTLRFRDVIVGTVEDVAFAADLTSVVVGVRVDRAVADMLPADAQFWVVRPEVSTSGITGLSTVLSGVYIQAAFVPEAGQRVSRFTGLETAPLVLPGTEGTKITIRSSDGSKLTAGAPISYQGIEVGKIETPRLMPNGQGVVVDAFIEAPHDRRINTATRFWETSGFSVNFGPGGLNLSVGSIAGLLRGGLSFDTVFSGGTPVEDGTIFDLYENEEAARDSAFSEVIENAVDLTVEFEDSVGGLSAGSPVIYHGLRVGTVSTLGAFLEDTDEGQEVRVRATISIDPSRLGLPAEAPTADTIAFFANAVQNGLRARLASQSIFNRSLVVELVELEDTEPATLGVFAQTAPLLPSVPSDLPDVGDTAEGMLKRVNNLPVEELMDQAIATMAAIESLAGDENLRAAPDAFVSLMDDARGLIGSDEAQALPGELNAAVTELRAVAEDLRAADAVGKLVAALDAAEEAATSVTDVAEEIDTATAELPALVEDLRRLTAKANSLEVEDFLAAASAFLEGADRLIDTPDARALPASLTGALEEARQALAELRAGGVVENANATLASARDAASAVEQAAESLPELSDRIEGLVAEAESLIAGYGSQSSFGRETLSSLREVRAAAEALSKLARAIERNPNSLLFGR
- a CDS encoding paraquat-inducible protein A, which translates into the protein MENAGNTPQLLTARTAGLIGCTQCGKVYAPGVAQCSRCGSPLRARRRTDLQKVWAWWAAGLVVYLPANIYPMLKTSSLGTTTENTILGGVVELIHHGSIGVALIVFVASLVIPVAKFVAIAFLALSVTHRVRLSAHRRHTLFEVVEFIGRWSMIDVFVVAILSSLVRLDFAATIHPGIAAVSFALSVAFTMISALSFDPRLIWDAQEGDEA
- a CDS encoding paraquat-inducible protein A, with product MCERVSPVSRSVTGVETDGLLACPSCDALLRDHAVPVGHRVSCPRCHTVIESPRPMAMTRIIMLALAALILMIAAVFFPFLELGAAGMIRRSSLLDTVMAFSSGMTAPLTLAMAALIVVLPVTRFLALIYVLGPMAFGWRPARHAETAFRLAQLLRPWAMAEVFIVGVAVALVKVAGLAHVSLGPAFWAFVALVIVTVMKDNFMSRVTVWKTLETRRNS
- a CDS encoding siderophore-interacting protein, which gives rise to MNQAPQGTLETDPAQEPVITRHRHEIRRRTLRVAEIVQLTPHMIRIVFESEDLADFNSLSPDDHIKLFFETGGEKPEMRDYTPRSFDPEARRLVIDFAVHEAGPATAWAMQAREGDLLNIGGPRGSAVVNPVFDWYLLIGDETALPAIGRRVEELPAGVQVMTLVAVPEAADEQRFETAASHVAHWVHRPVAEAADPANMVAALRGLTLPEGKGFVWIAAEAQVARALRGVVIDDLGHPLPWMKASGYWTAGVADGSDKQLG
- a CDS encoding PadR family transcriptional regulator → MTRENAPCRSLSHDPNEIWRGRARRHRKGQMGSGGEDADSGCGKGRRHGHECGRGGRKRLFDYGELRLLILSMIQKKPSHGYEIIKGISDRFNGQYTPSPGVIYPTLSWLEDMGYIRISAIAGGRKQSAITADGQTFLAANMQLVEDLLSRRPPYGDTPQPVIEAMDRLKTALRNQLHGADTDPATLAEIVAAIDAAAQRVNRDTK
- a CDS encoding TIM barrel protein produces the protein MKTSIATVSISGSLREKLEAIAKAGYDGIEIFEQDFIAHDGGPREVGRMIRDCGLDITLFQPFRDFECLPEPLRSKAFDRAKRKFEVMNELGTDLILVCSSCHPASLGGIDRAADDFAELGELAKAHGVRVGYEALAWGRHIDDHRDAWEIVRRANHDNIGLIVDSFHSLGRKLDPNSIRSIPGDKIFFVQLADAPLIEMDLLYWSRHFRNMPGEGDLDVSSFMRAVMATGYAGPVSLEIFNDQFRGGNPLTIAQDGYRSLISLMDDVRTAEPSIQLDLAPIPPRVDVAGVEFIEFAARGEDAAKLANLLTSLGFARTGQHRNKDIGLWQQGDIRIIFNSESTGHAAHVWNANGLSVCDIGLKVGSAKDTVARATALGISPFEQRIGPGELSIPAIRGLEGSVIHFIDEESGLSQVWDVEFSATGEKATADVGLKRIDHLAQTMSYDNMLSWTLFYTTLFDMDKSPMVDVIDPDGLVRSQVVESDDRALCVTLNGAETHRTLAGDFLAQNFGASVQHIALATDDIFATAESLAQCGFDPLPLPDNYYADLAARFDLAPGLLDRLKASNVFYDEHNGMAFFQLYSRSFAGGMFFEIVQRDPGYKGYGAANAPFRIAAQKRLGRVKGMPML